A single Vicugna pacos chromosome 15, VicPac4, whole genome shotgun sequence DNA region contains:
- the LOC102539167 gene encoding LOW QUALITY PROTEIN: transmembrane protein 238 (The sequence of the model RefSeq protein was modified relative to this genomic sequence to represent the inferred CDS: inserted 2 bases in 2 codons), which yields MELRSGLGARIKSRGAPPGVPSXAGGAPVPAPGLGRCGMALLLAAALLTGVFAQLQGRGRDFGDLLFYSGFLSXLGWVLWYTGNIAISRRELERDYGLRPSAHARLAGKLSRRWSAPASSSVGRRGAPGSRGSGRAALRRLPPRAPAPRPGLGRREHMAPPVRARLAEVCSCPQLHVAGCLPALPLAPG from the exons ATGGAGCTGCGGTCAGGCCTGGGTGCG AGAATTAAGAGCAGGGGAGCCCCGCCCGGCGTACCGT CAGCGGGGGGCGCGCCCGTGCCGGCGCCCGGCCTGGGCCGCTGCGGGATGGCGCTGCTTCTGGCCGCGGCGCTGCTGACCGGCGTGTTCGCGCAGCTGCAGGGGCGCGGCCGCGACTTCGGCGACCTGCTCTTCTACTCGGGCTTCCTGA CTCTGGGCTGGGTCCTCTGGTACACCGGCAACATCGCGATCTCGCGCCGGGAGCTCGAGCGCGACTACGGCCTGCGGCCCTCGGCTCACGCCCGCCTCGCGGGAAAGCTCTCCCGCCGCTGGTCGGCGCCGGCTTCCTCCTCCGTCGGCCGGCGCGGCGCGCCTGGCTCCCGGGGATCGGGCCGAGCCGCCCTCCGCCGGCTCCCGCCGCGCGCGCCTGCACCCCGCCCCGGCCTGGGGCGGCGGGAGCACATGGCCCCACCTGTCAGGGCCCGACTGGCGGAGGTGTGCAGCTGTCCCCAGCTTCATGTGGCCGGATGCCTACCTGCCCTCCCTCTAGCCCCTGGATAA